In a genomic window of Phragmites australis chromosome 14, lpPhrAust1.1, whole genome shotgun sequence:
- the LOC133891282 gene encoding large ribosomal subunit protein bL28m-like isoform X1, whose product MSFRAQEMYKKVVRRVGGEGKLPAELMDSVKNMLPNSKVVMGRAKRGIFAGRHIQFGNKVSEDGGNKSRRTWKPNVQGKRLFSYIHDRHIRVKVTTHALRCIDKAGGIDEYLLKTPYHKMDTEMGIVWKAKIEKMYSELADMEVGFFPPEEEAKIEQGFDDVRAAKRNFRKEARRALAKQRQLEAGNAGDDQQIEVADSKEEVSDAAA is encoded by the exons ATGTCGTTCCGGGCGCAGGAGATGTACAAGAAGGTGGTGCGGCGCGTGGGCGGCGAGGGGAAGCTGCCGGCGGAGCTGATGGATTCGGTGAAGAACATGCTGCCCAACAGCAAGGTCGTCATGGGGCGGGCCAAGCGCGGCATCTTCGCCGGCCGCCACATCCAGTTCGGGAACAAGGTCTCCGAGGACGGGGGCAACAA ATCTAGGCGAACATGGAAGCCAAATGTTCAGGGGAAGCGTCTTTTTAGCTATATTCATGACCGGCACATTAGAGTCAAGGTTACCACTCATGCACTCCGGTGCATTGACAAAGCTGGTGGGATAGATGAGTACCTCCTGAAGACACCTTACCACAAAATGGATACTGAGATGGGGATAGTGTGGAAAGCAAAGATAGAAAAGATGTATTCAGAGCTGGCTGACATGGAAGTAGGCTTCTTCCCTCCTGAGGAAGAGGCTAAGATTGAACAGGGTTTCGATGATGTTCGTGCTGCCAAGAGGAATTTCCGTAAGGAAGCAAGAAGAGCTTTGGCGAAACAGAGGCAATTAGAAGCAGGTAATGCTGGTGATGACCAACAGATTGAAGTAGCAGATTCAAAGGAAGAGGTCTCTGATGCTGCTGCGTAG
- the LOC133891282 gene encoding uncharacterized protein LOC133891282 isoform X2 has protein sequence MSFRAQEMYKKVVRRVGGEGKLPAELMDSVKNMLPNSKVVMGRAKRGIFAGRHIQFGNKVSEDGGNKCNLERGQRSPRMGDTEESEATLDICNGDGDGRASVVERQSPRLPSAITPGQGRTLVVRAAVVIGERAVVKAARDEEAYGQRVWRHTVVRHRLMKKAAVDPFGGAHGGSVVRRDEGGGGTAVCMV, from the exons ATGTCGTTCCGGGCGCAGGAGATGTACAAGAAGGTGGTGCGGCGCGTGGGCGGCGAGGGGAAGCTGCCGGCGGAGCTGATGGATTCGGTGAAGAACATGCTGCCCAACAGCAAGGTCGTCATGGGGCGGGCCAAGCGCGGCATCTTCGCCGGCCGCCACATCCAGTTCGGGAACAAGGTCTCCGAGGACGGGGGCAACAA ATGCAATCTTGAGCGTGGGCAGCGTAGCCCGCGAATGGGGGACACGGAGGAGAGCGAGGCAACTTTGGATATTTGTAACGGCGATGGTGACGGGAGGGCTAGTGTTGTGGAGCGTCAGTCGCCGAGGCTTCCGTCTGCAATCACTCCCGGTCAAGGAAGGACATTGGTGGTGCGGGCGGCGGTGGTGATAGGCGAGCGGGCCGTCGTGAAGGCGGCGCGCGACGAAGAGGCCTATGGTCAACGGGTTTGGCGACACACGGTGGTGAGGCATCGCTTGATGAAGAAGGCCGCGGTCGACCCGTTTGGCGGCGCGCACGGTGGCTCGGTGGTGAGACGCGACGAAGGTGGCGGTGGCACTGCGGTATGTATGGTGTGA
- the LOC133891399 gene encoding probable histone H2A.1: MAGRGKAIGAGAAKKATSRSSKAGLQFPVGRIARFLKAGKYAERVGAGAPVYLAAVLEYLAAEVLELAGNAARDNKKTRIVPRHIQLAVRNDEELTKLLGGATIASGGVMPNIHQHLLPKKAASSKASSHDDDDN; encoded by the exons ATGGCGGGCCGTGGCAAGGCAATTGGCGCGGGCGCGGCGAAGAAGGCGACGTCGAGGAGCTCCAAGGCCGGACTGCAGTTCCCCGTCGGCAGGATCGCAAGGTTCCTCAAGGCCGGCAAGTACGCCGAGCgcgtcggcgccggcgcgccCGTCTACCTCGCCGCCGTCCTCGAGTACCTCGCCGCTGAG GTCCTGGAGCTGGCCGGGAACGCGGCGCGTGACAACAAGAAGACCCGCATCGTGCCTCGCCACATCCAGCTCGCCGTCCGCAACGACGAGGAGCTCACCAAGCTGCTGGGCGGGGCCACCATCGCGAGCGGCGGCGTGATGCCCAACATCCACCAGCACCTGCTCCCCAAGAAGGCCGCGTCCTCCAAAGCCTCCAgccacgacgacgacgacaactGA
- the LOC133891281 gene encoding oxygen-evolving enhancer protein 3-1, chloroplastic-like, which yields MAQAMASMTGLRGASQGVPSSRRDASRARTTVRASAEGETAAQAGRRAVLGLVATGIVGGAFSQAAQAEAVKTIKIGAPPPPSGGLPGTENSDQARDFGLPLKERFYLQPLPPTEAAARAKSSAQDIINLKPLIDKKAWPYVQNDLRLRASYLRYDLNTVIASKPKEEKKSLKELTGKLFNTIDDLDHAAKIKSPTEAEKYFAETKSVLGDVLTKLG from the exons ATGGCGCAAGCCATGGCGTCCATGACCGGCCTGCGCGGCGCGTCGCAGGGCGTGCCATCGAGCAGGCGCGACGCCAGCAGGGCCAGGACGACCGTCAGGGCGTCGGCCGAGGGCGAGACCGCTGCCCAGGCGGGCCGCCGCGCCGTGCTCGGGCTGGTGGCGACCGGGATCGTCGGCGGGGCGTTCTCGCAGGCGGCGCAAGCCGAGGCCGTCAAGACCATCAAGATCggggccccgccgccgccctccggtGGACTTC CTGGGACTGAAAACTCTGACCAGGCGAGGGACTTTGGACTCCCCTTGAAGGAGCGGTTCTACCTGCAGCCGCTGCCGccgacggaggcggcggcgagggccaAGTCGTCGGCGCAGGACATCATCAACCTCAAGCCGCTCATCGACAAGAAGGCGTGGCCGTACGTCCAGAATGACCTCCGCCTCAGGGCCTCCTACCTGCGCTACGACCTCAACACCGTCATTGCCTCCAAGcccaaggaggagaagaagagccTCAAGGAGCTCACCGGCAAGCTCTTCAACACCATCGACGAT CTTGACCATGCGGCGAAGATCAAGAGCCCCACAGAGGCTGAGAAGTACTTCGCGGAGACCAAATCTGTTCTCGGCGATGTCCTCACGAAACTAGGCTAG